One stretch of Tepidibacter hydrothermalis DNA includes these proteins:
- a CDS encoding sodium ion-translocating decarboxylase subunit beta, with translation MKYRIIKKYDLKIHTMISLCVCIFINVIRHMYSVREAYSVGIIGGADGPTAIYLCGSDNVSHSLMTGILIINKFSFIPIFIILVLLYKPVKYIIEKIKVG, from the coding sequence ATGAAATATAGGATTATAAAAAAGTATGATTTAAAAATACATACAATGATTTCTTTATGTGTTTGTATATTTATAAACGTAATAAGGCATATGTATAGTGTGAGAGAAGCTTATTCAGTAGGAATTATAGGAGGAGCTGATGGACCAACAGCTATATATTTATGTGGATCAGACAATGTATCACATTCTCTTATGACGGGGATATTAATTATTAACAAATTCTCTTTTATACCTATATTTATAATTTTAGTTTTATTGTATAAGCCTGTTAAATATATTATAGAAAAAATAAAGGTGGGGTAG
- a CDS encoding DUF2809 domain-containing protein — MNKRNRHVYFILIIIVVIMGLMSRKLDSIPPFLKTYLPDTLWGLMVFFLMGFIFNKYSTLKITIYSLIFSYCIEISQLYHGEFIDSIRGTTLGGLVLGFGFLWSDLICYSVGILIGYLLDKYYMYKRGGKI; from the coding sequence ATGAATAAGAGAAATAGACATGTGTATTTTATACTTATAATTATTGTTGTAATAATGGGGCTTATGTCTAGAAAATTAGACAGTATACCACCTTTTCTTAAAACATATCTTCCAGATACATTATGGGGTCTGATGGTGTTTTTTCTAATGGGATTTATATTTAATAAATATAGTACACTAAAGATTACTATATATTCTTTGATATTTAGTTATTGTATAGAAATAAGCCAACTATATCATGGGGAATTTATAGATAGTATAAGAGGAACTACACTTGGAGGATTGGTTTTAGGATTTGGATTTTTGTGGTCAGATTTAATTTGTTATAGTGTTGGAATTTTGATTGGATATTTATTGGATAAGTATTATATGTACAAAAGAGGAGGAAAAATATGA